A region of Verrucomicrobiia bacterium DNA encodes the following proteins:
- the brxD gene encoding BREX system ATP-binding protein BrxD: MTVSPEKRLEILDALRRGTVPKNGVEALAVGLDRFSTCLDEELDRVGKGGAVFKAIRGDYGCGKTFLARWLQDRALKKGFAVTEVQISETETPLHRLETVYRRLIERLRTNDVDGGAFRSIVDAWFFALEEDVLAASSAEPTQEALLDRTNALIEQRLQAVSKTTPLFAIALRAYRTAITQNQKAVADGILAWLGGQPSVGAEAKRAAGIKGDVDHFAALGFLQGLLTLLRDSGLPGLLIILDEVETLQRVRGDVREKALNALRQLIDEIDAGRFPGLYLVITGTPAFFDGPQGIQRLAPLAQRLHVDFTTEARFDNPRAVQLRLSPFTKDSLVEVGTRVTHLFAQGSPHTERIRQRADFVLLEDLAQAVAGKLGGKVGVAPRLYLKKLVGDVLDRIDQFPDFDPRRDYALTVTPTELTLVEQSAAGVASVDDIKLQL; the protein is encoded by the coding sequence ATGACCGTCAGCCCCGAGAAACGACTCGAAATCCTCGACGCCCTGCGTCGGGGAACCGTGCCCAAGAATGGCGTGGAAGCGCTGGCCGTCGGACTGGATCGATTCTCGACCTGCCTCGACGAGGAATTGGACCGGGTGGGCAAGGGTGGAGCCGTCTTCAAGGCGATTCGAGGGGACTACGGATGCGGCAAGACCTTCCTGGCCCGTTGGCTTCAGGATCGAGCCCTCAAGAAGGGGTTTGCGGTCACCGAAGTCCAGATCTCGGAGACGGAAACCCCGCTCCACCGGTTGGAAACAGTCTATCGCCGACTGATCGAGCGGCTTCGGACGAATGACGTCGATGGCGGCGCCTTTCGGAGCATCGTGGATGCATGGTTCTTCGCCCTGGAGGAAGACGTGCTTGCCGCCAGCAGCGCGGAACCGACCCAGGAAGCACTCCTCGATCGAACCAACGCACTCATCGAACAACGGCTCCAGGCCGTCAGCAAAACCACTCCGCTTTTCGCCATCGCGCTGCGGGCGTATCGGACCGCCATCACCCAGAACCAAAAGGCGGTGGCGGATGGCATCCTCGCTTGGCTGGGCGGTCAACCGTCCGTCGGGGCGGAGGCGAAGCGTGCAGCCGGCATCAAGGGAGACGTGGACCACTTTGCGGCGCTCGGCTTTCTCCAAGGGTTGCTCACTTTGCTGCGAGACTCGGGGCTCCCCGGGCTCCTGATCATTCTCGACGAGGTGGAAACCCTGCAACGCGTGCGCGGCGACGTACGGGAAAAGGCGCTCAACGCCCTTCGGCAGCTCATCGACGAGATCGACGCGGGACGCTTCCCGGGGCTTTACCTCGTCATCACGGGCACACCAGCTTTCTTTGACGGTCCGCAGGGAATCCAGCGTCTCGCTCCCCTGGCGCAACGGCTTCACGTGGACTTCACGACGGAGGCGCGCTTTGACAACCCGAGGGCCGTTCAACTCCGGCTGTCACCATTCACCAAGGATTCGTTGGTCGAGGTGGGAACACGGGTGACCCATCTGTTCGCTCAGGGTTCGCCCCACACGGAAAGGATCCGGCAGCGGGCCGATTTCGTCCTGCTGGAGGATCTGGCGCAGGCGGTTGCCGGGAAGCTGGGCGGGAAAGTGGGCGTCGCCCCTCGGCTCTACCTCAAGAAGCTGGTCGGCGACGTCTTGGACCGCATTGATCAGTTCCCGGACTTCGATCCCCGTCGCGATTACGCGCTGACGGTAACCCCCACGGAGCTGACGTTGGTCGAGCAATCCGCCGCCGGAGTGGCGAGCGTCGACGATATCAAACTCCAGCTGTGA
- a CDS encoding helix-turn-helix transcriptional regulator: protein MQNRSPPRNIVGPVVRQLCEKAGLTQQELVAKLNLLGWDISRETLAKIESQIRCIADFELQHFAGAFGVSLERLFERPGHERDGRAR, encoded by the coding sequence ATTCAGAACAGGTCTCCTCCTCGAAATATTGTCGGTCCGGTGGTTCGACAGCTTTGCGAGAAGGCCGGTCTCACGCAGCAGGAGCTGGTTGCCAAACTGAATCTGCTCGGCTGGGACATCAGCCGCGAGACCCTGGCGAAGATCGAGTCCCAGATCCGTTGCATTGCGGATTTCGAGCTTCAGCATTTCGCCGGGGCATTCGGCGTTTCCTTGGAACGGCTCTTCGAGAGGCCGGGGCACGAGCGCGATGGCCGCGCCCGCTGA
- a CDS encoding ribbon-helix-helix protein, CopG family: MSASAVVSVRLSQDEAGRLRLLAKRMGRSASDVGAQLLAESLRQADFAFIEFRDSPVGRQAYVQGSRLAVWQVITLLRDHQNDAAKVAAHLRWPEAKVHAAVAYADGYPDEIEDAIRENDSGSFETLSRLLPGLQRMNAKSRDSR, encoded by the coding sequence ATGAGTGCTTCAGCCGTGGTCAGCGTGCGACTTTCCCAGGACGAGGCCGGCCGGCTTCGTCTCCTGGCCAAACGCATGGGCAGGTCCGCCAGTGATGTTGGTGCCCAGCTGCTCGCCGAGAGCTTGCGCCAGGCGGACTTCGCCTTCATCGAGTTCCGGGATTCGCCGGTGGGGCGCCAAGCCTACGTTCAAGGCTCCCGGCTCGCGGTCTGGCAGGTGATCACCCTGCTGCGGGATCACCAGAATGATGCCGCCAAGGTGGCCGCGCACCTGCGCTGGCCGGAGGCCAAGGTGCATGCCGCGGTCGCGTATGCGGACGGATATCCCGACGAAATTGAGGACGCGATCCGGGAGAACGACTCGGGGAGTTTCGAGACACTTTCCCGTCTTCTTCCAGGACTCCAGCGCATGAACGCCAAGTCGCGGGACTCCCGCTGA
- a CDS encoding sigma-70 family RNA polymerase sigma factor — protein MAASILPLSSSPFRSESASGAARPAETTGIGGLTVRLTKGDEAAWAEVHREYAPRLFRYLLVVTGGREELATEALQATWIRCVRHIRRFESEETFWSWLTVLARSSVTDEHRRHNRFLGFLRRVFESQPAVPPQPPPDTDAELLPLLESGLEALPAAERALLEGKYVQHRSIRELAAEWGFTEKAVESRLARARIRVRETVLRQLRRESENES, from the coding sequence ATGGCTGCCTCCATTCTCCCGTTGAGTTCGTCGCCCTTCCGCAGCGAGTCGGCTTCCGGTGCTGCGAGGCCGGCGGAAACCACCGGCATTGGCGGGCTCACAGTGCGGTTGACGAAGGGAGACGAGGCCGCGTGGGCGGAGGTTCATCGGGAGTACGCGCCGCGTCTGTTCCGGTATTTGCTGGTGGTTACCGGCGGACGGGAGGAACTCGCCACCGAGGCCCTGCAGGCCACCTGGATTCGCTGCGTGCGGCACATCCGGCGTTTCGAATCGGAGGAGACCTTCTGGAGCTGGCTCACGGTCCTGGCCCGCAGTTCGGTGACCGATGAGCACCGGCGCCACAATCGGTTTCTGGGATTCCTGCGGCGCGTTTTCGAGAGTCAGCCGGCGGTGCCGCCTCAGCCGCCGCCGGATACTGATGCTGAACTGCTTCCGCTCCTGGAATCCGGATTGGAGGCACTGCCTGCCGCGGAACGCGCGCTGCTGGAGGGGAAGTACGTGCAACACCGGTCTATCCGCGAACTGGCGGCGGAGTGGGGATTCACCGAGAAGGCTGTGGAGTCGCGCCTGGCGCGGGCGCGAATCCGGGTTCGCGAGACGGTATTGCGCCAGCTGAGAAGGGAGTCGGAGAATGAATCCTGA
- a CDS encoding DEAD/DEAH box helicase yields MSHFDKLHPALQHHIVNSLGWKELRPLQELSIGPVLARNHALLIAPTAGGKTESAIFPLLSRMLTEEWDGLSILYICPLKALLNNLHERLEHYLGLVGRSCAVWHGDITQSRRQQILRTTPDCLLTTPESLEAMLVSRKVEHRRFFASLRAVVVDEIHAFAGDDRGWHLLFVLERISRLAPAEPQRIGLSATVGNPDQLLEWFAGHCTGAKTTVVAPSSGIAAPEVQIDYVGSLENAAIVISSLHRGEKRLVFCDSRSRVEQIAAALRSHGVETYLSHSSLSVDQRRQAEAAFSQASNCVIVATSTLELGIDVGNLDRIIQIDCPNTVASFLQRIGRTGRRPGTRRNCLFLATSQPALHRTIALVALWEAGFVEPISAPASPYHILTQQLLALILQENGLGILGLQHWLGRIPFVRDLPREEIQGLLEHLVRTGILVEDQGVLGLGPTAEADYGYRYFNELLSVFTSQPVITVLHGNQEVGTVDQGNFLTKVEGPRFIGLAGRTWQVLHVDWKARKAHVEPDGTGGKTRWLGGSPGLSFKLAQSIQQVAADEATPDHLSKRATEALKEIRDEFAWVRAEHTHLIPAKETGRTEWWTFAGQQVNDTLADLLRDGREIVAEADSLTIQLRVDTGKARKCIEKLRGLADAEISIQLDPGADSEFKFAEILPNELRGRLVNGRLVNVLLTRQIIDQHLSSAFCNSLHGA; encoded by the coding sequence GTGAGCCACTTCGACAAGCTCCACCCAGCGCTTCAGCACCACATCGTCAATTCGCTGGGGTGGAAGGAACTTCGTCCGCTGCAGGAGCTCAGCATCGGGCCGGTTCTCGCTCGCAATCACGCCTTGCTGATCGCACCCACCGCAGGCGGCAAGACTGAATCAGCCATCTTCCCGCTCTTGTCCCGGATGCTCACTGAAGAATGGGACGGCCTTTCCATTCTCTACATTTGCCCGCTCAAGGCGCTGCTGAACAACCTCCACGAGCGGCTGGAACACTACTTGGGTTTGGTCGGCCGCAGCTGTGCGGTCTGGCACGGCGACATCACCCAGTCGCGGCGACAGCAGATTCTCCGAACGACCCCGGATTGCCTGCTCACCACGCCGGAATCCCTCGAAGCGATGCTGGTCTCCCGGAAGGTGGAGCACCGGCGATTCTTCGCCTCGCTGCGGGCCGTGGTGGTCGATGAGATCCATGCGTTCGCCGGTGACGACCGGGGCTGGCATCTCCTGTTCGTCTTGGAGCGAATCAGCCGTCTGGCTCCGGCCGAACCCCAGCGGATCGGGCTTTCCGCGACCGTCGGCAATCCAGACCAGTTGCTCGAATGGTTCGCAGGGCATTGCACCGGGGCCAAAACGACCGTCGTGGCGCCCTCCAGCGGCATCGCCGCGCCGGAGGTCCAGATTGATTACGTTGGCAGCCTGGAGAACGCGGCCATTGTCATCTCATCCCTCCATCGAGGGGAGAAGCGGCTCGTCTTTTGTGACTCCCGTTCCCGTGTGGAGCAGATCGCTGCGGCGCTCCGCAGTCATGGTGTCGAAACCTACCTTTCCCACAGTTCCCTCAGCGTCGACCAACGACGCCAAGCCGAGGCGGCGTTCAGCCAGGCCAGCAACTGCGTCATCGTCGCCACGAGCACCCTCGAGCTGGGCATCGACGTTGGGAATCTCGACCGGATCATCCAGATCGACTGCCCGAACACCGTCGCCTCGTTCCTCCAACGCATCGGACGCACCGGACGACGTCCGGGAACCCGTCGCAATTGCCTGTTCCTTGCCACGTCCCAGCCCGCACTGCATCGAACCATCGCGCTCGTCGCCTTGTGGGAAGCCGGCTTCGTGGAACCGATTTCGGCACCGGCGTCTCCCTACCACATTCTCACGCAGCAGCTTCTCGCCCTCATCCTCCAGGAGAACGGACTGGGGATCCTCGGTTTGCAGCACTGGCTGGGGCGCATCCCGTTCGTTCGGGACCTCCCGCGAGAAGAGATCCAAGGGCTGCTGGAGCATTTGGTGCGGACGGGCATTCTGGTAGAGGACCAGGGAGTCCTCGGACTAGGTCCAACCGCAGAAGCCGACTACGGCTACCGCTATTTCAACGAACTGCTTTCAGTCTTCACAAGCCAGCCGGTCATTACCGTCCTCCACGGAAACCAAGAAGTCGGAACCGTGGACCAAGGCAATTTCCTGACCAAGGTCGAAGGCCCGCGGTTCATTGGTTTGGCAGGGCGCACCTGGCAAGTCCTCCATGTGGACTGGAAAGCCAGGAAAGCCCACGTCGAACCGGACGGCACGGGAGGGAAAACCCGATGGCTGGGGGGATCCCCGGGGCTTTCCTTCAAACTGGCTCAAAGCATCCAGCAAGTCGCTGCCGACGAAGCCACGCCCGATCATCTCTCCAAGCGTGCGACCGAAGCGTTGAAGGAGATCCGGGATGAATTTGCCTGGGTCCGGGCGGAGCACACCCACCTAATTCCAGCGAAGGAAACTGGTCGGACCGAGTGGTGGACGTTCGCTGGCCAGCAGGTCAACGACACCCTGGCCGACCTTCTCCGGGATGGGCGCGAAATTGTGGCGGAAGCCGACAGCCTGACGATCCAGTTGCGGGTGGACACGGGCAAGGCCCGGAAATGCATTGAAAAGTTGCGTGGCCTTGCAGACGCCGAGATTTCAATTCAACTCGACCCCGGGGCCGATTCGGAATTCAAGTTTGCGGAGATTCTACCAAACGAGCTCAGGGGAAGGTTGGTCAACGGGAGATTAGTGAACGTTTTGCTTACTCGGCAGATTATCGATCAGCACCTGAGTTCGGCCTTCTGCAATTCGTTGCATGGCGCGTAA
- a CDS encoding type II toxin-antitoxin system VapC family toxin, with amino-acid sequence MSRSTVRRPAWFFEEEATAATDALTDRLNQGAQGVVARHWPLEVANTLLMGERRRRCLAADIAHFPGSAAVTSTLALAREHRLTAHDAACLELAMRRRISLATLDLELRKAAKAVGVECLPELPQP; translated from the coding sequence GTGTCGAGATCCACCGTCCGGAGGCCCGCGTGGTTTTTCGAGGAAGAAGCCACGGCCGCAACCGATGCATTGACGGACCGATTGAATCAGGGCGCGCAGGGAGTTGTCGCTCGGCATTGGCCGCTGGAGGTCGCCAACACCCTGCTGATGGGAGAGCGCCGACGTCGGTGCCTGGCGGCGGATATCGCGCACTTTCCCGGCAGCGCTGCTGTCACTTCCACCTTGGCCCTTGCCCGGGAACACCGGTTGACCGCCCACGATGCCGCCTGTCTGGAGTTGGCGATGCGCCGTCGGATTTCCCTGGCAACTCTCGACCTCGAACTGCGCAAAGCGGCCAAGGCCGTCGGCGTGGAGTGTTTGCCGGAACTGCCCCAGCCTTAA